From Mumia sp. ZJ1417:
ACGCGAGGGAGTCAGGATCGGCATGTTCGCCATGCGGCGGTGGGTGTCGCCCATCCGGCCTCCGTAGACTTGACCCATGATCCGTCGCACCGACCTGCGGGACACTCCTGCCGGGACGACCGCCGCGCAATACCGTGCGGTGCTCCCGCGCGCGCCGTTCGACGTCGAGGCGGCCGTCGCGGTCGTCCGGCCCATCGTCGAGGACGTGCGACACCGGGGCGTCGAGGCGGTCCTGGACGCGACGGAGCGGTTCGACCACGTGCGCCGCGAGACCCTCGCCGTCGACCCGGCCGACATCCGGATGGCCCTCGAGACGCTCGCGCCGGACGTGCGCGAGGCATTGGAGGAGTCGATCGTCCGGCTGCGTACGACGTGCGAGGCCGAGCTCGAGCACGACGTGGTCACCGCGGTCGCGCCCGGGGCGCGGGTGGAGCGCCGGATCGTCCCGGTCGGGCGTGTCGGTCTCTACGTGCCGGGCGGTCTCGCCCCGCTCGTCTCCAGCGTCCTCATGAACGTCGTCCCCGCCCAGGTGGCGGGTGTGTCCTCGCTGGCGCTCGCGACGCCGCCGCAGCAGGAGTTCGGGGGCGCCCCGCACCCGACCGTCCTCGCGGCGTGCGCGCTGCTCGGCGTGGAGGAGGTGTACGCGGTCGGCGGTGCGCAGGCGATCGCGATGTTCGCGTACGGGGCTGCTCCGTGCGAGCCGGTCGACCTGGTGACGGGTCCGGGCAACATCTACGTGGTCGCCGCCAAGCGACTGGTGCAGAGCGTCACCGGCATCGACTCCGAGGCCGGTCCGACCGAGATCGCGATCCTCGCCGACGACACCGCAGTGCCGTCGTTCGTCGCAGCAGACCTCATCAGCCAGGCCGAGCACGACCCGCTCGCGGCCGCGGTGCTGGTCACGCCGAGCGTCGCGCTCGCCGACGCCGTCGACGCGGAGCTCGCGCGCCAGGTGTCGGCTGCCAAGCACGCGGAGCGCATCGAGACCGCGCTCACCTCGCCGCAGTCCGCGACCGTGCTGGTCCGCGACGTCGCGCAGGGCCTCGACGTCGTCAACGCCTATGCCGCGGAGCACCTCGAGATCCAGACGGCCGACGCCGCCGCGGTGGCGTCGCGCGTGGAGAACGCGGGCGCGGTCTTCGTCGGGAGCTGGTCGCCGGTCTCGCTGGGCGACTACGCCGCTGGCTCGAACCACGTGCTTCCCACCGCCGGGTGCGCTTGCCACTCGTCGGGCCTGTCGGTCCGGTCGTTCTGCAAGAGCATGCAGGTCGTCTCGTACGACGAGGGCGCGCTGCGCGACATCGGTCCCAAGGTCGTGGTGCTCGCTCAGGCCGAGGACCTCCCGTCGCACGGCGAGGCCGTGACGGTGCGCCTCGACGCCCCTGAGGGGAGCGCGTCGTGACCCTCCCCGAGTGGGTGCCGATCCGTGACGACCTGCGCCCGTACGAGCCGTACGGCGCGCCGCAGCTCGACGTGCCGGTGCAGCTGAACGTCAACGAGAACCCGTACGGCCCGTCCAAGGCGACCGCCGACGACATCGCGGAGTCGCTGCGCGTGGCCGCGACCGAGCTCAACCGCTATCCCGACCGCGAGGCGTGGGCGCTGCGCGAGGCGCTCGCCGGCTACCTCGGGCACGGCCTGCGTGCGGGCTCGGTCTGGGCCGCCAACGGGTCCAACGAGATCATGCAGCAGATCCTGCAGGCCTTCGGCGGCCCCGGACGCACGGCGGCGTCGTTCACGCCGACGTACTCGATGTATCCCGAGTACGCCCGCAACACGCACACGCGCTGGCTCGCCGGGCGCCGCGCCGACGACTTCACCTTCGACGTCGACGCCGCGCTCGCGCTGATCGCCGAGGAGCAGCCGGACGTGGTGCTGCTCGCCTCGCCCAACAACCCGACGGGCGAGTCGCTGACGCTCGGCGCGGTGCGCGCGGTGTGCGACGCCGCGCCGGGGATCGTCGTGCTCGACGAGGCGTATGCGGAGTTCCGCCGTCCGGGGACGCCGACCGCCCTGTCGGTGCTCGGCGACTACCCGCGACTGGTCGTGACGCGCACGATGAGCAAGGCGTTCGCGTTCGCCGGAGGCAGGCTGGGCTACCTCGCCGCCGATCCCGCGATCGTCGACGCGCTGCGCATCGTGCGCCTTCCGTACCACCTCTCGACCGTCACGCAGACCGTCGCCCTCGCGGCGCTGCGGCATGCCGACGAGATGCTCGCGCGCGTCGCGGACCTGCGGACGACTCGCGACGAGACGGCAGCCTGGCTGCGCGAGCGGGGGCACGACGTCGTCGACTCCGACGCCAACTTCGTGCTGTTCGGGACGTTCGCCGACCGGCACGCCGTGTGGCAGGGTCTTCTCGACAGGGGGGTGCTGATCCGCGAGACCGGGCCCGACGGCTGGCTTCGCGTCAGCATCGGCGCGCCCGAGGAGATGGCGGCGTTCCGCGAGGCGCTGAGCGGCGTGGTCGCGACCGACGGGGTCTCGACGGGCTCGACCGACGGACGTACCGACCAGGAGGACGCATGACCACGACGATCGAGACCGCCGGTCCCCGTCGCGCCCGTGTCGAGCGCAAGACGTCGGAGTCCCACGTCGTCGTCGAGGTCGACCTCGACGGCACCGGCGCGCACGACATCGCGACCGGGGTCGGCTTCTACGACCACATGCTGACGGCGCTCTCACGGCACTCGCTGATCGACCTCACGGTGCGCTCCGAGGGCGACCTCCACATCGACGCGCACCACACCGTCGAGGACACGGCCATCTGCATCGGCGAGGCGATCAAGGCCGCGCTGGGCGACAAGGCGGGCATCCGCCGGTACGGCGACGCGCTTGTGCCGCTCGACGAGGCGCTCGCGCAGGCGGTCGTCGACGTCTCGGGCCGCCCGTACTTCGTGCACACCGGCGAGCCGGAGTCGCAGGTCACGGTCGTGATCGGCGGCCAGTACAGCGGCTCGCTGACGCAGCACGTCCTCGAGTCGCTCGCGCACCACGCGGGGCTGACGATGCACGTCCGCCTGGTAGCGGGACGCGACCCGCACCACATCGCCGAGGCGCAGTACAAGGCGGTGGCGCGTGCGCTGCGTCAGGCCGTCGAGCGTGACCCCCGCGAGACCGGGGTGCCCAGCACCAAGGGCGCGCTCTAGATGGCACCGAACGTCGTCGTGCTCGACTACGGGTCGGGCAACCTGCGGTCTGCCGTGCGCGCGTTCGAACGTGCCGGGGCGGAGGTCACGCTGACGTCGGACTTCGATACGGCGCTCGAGGCCGACGGGCTCGTCGTCCCCGGTGTCGGCGCGTACGCGGCGTGCATGCAGGGTCTGCGTGCGGTCCGTGGTGAGCGCCTCATCGGGCGCAGGCTCGCGGGCGGTCGGCCCGTGATCGGCATCTGCGTCGGCATGCAGATCCTCTTCGGCACCGGCATCGAGCACGGCGTCACGACCGAGGGGTGCGACGAGTGGCCGGGCACGGTCGAGCGGATCGAGGCCGACATCGTGCCGCACATGGGCTGGAACACCGTGGAGGTCCCCGCAGGCTCGGTGCTCTTCGACGGTGTCGAGGACGAGCGGTTCTACTTCGTGCACTCGTACGGTGTGCGCCGCTGGGAGCTCGACGAGCCCAACCCGGCGATGCCGGCGCGGGTGACCTGGACCTCGTACGGTGGCGACCGCTTCGTTGCGGCGGTGGAGAACGGTCCGCTGTCGGCGACGCAGTTCCACCCGGAGAAGTCCGGCGACGCGGGCGCCGCGCTGCTGCGCAACTGGGTCACCTCCCTCTCCTAACGCCCGCGGGTCTGTCTCTGCCCGGGCCGGGTCGCTGCCTGCGCACGCCGGGTCGCCTTCTGGCGGCGCCGGGTCACCGTGGCTTCCGATCCGCGTGCGCGAAACCCTGCCCCGGGCGCCCTCGCGTCCCTAGCCTCGCGGGCATGTCGCCCGATCCTGCGCCTTCGCCCTCCCTCGCCCGCCGCGACGTTCTCCGGCTCGGCGGCGGGACAGCCGCCGCGCTCGTCGCCGCCCGTACGGTGGGCAGCGGTGCCGCCGCCGCAACGCCGTCGCCGTTGACCTCTCCCTTCACGCCGGCGGTGGCGGGCCCGATCCTCAAGCCGCTCCCGCCCGAGTGGTTCGTCACCTACGGGACCAACGCCGAGATGCGATGGGACTCTGTCGATCCTCGCCGCTACCTGACGGCGACCGAGCGATTGTTCGTCCGCAACCACACGACCACGCCGACGATCGATCCGGCGTCATACACGCTGCGCATCTTCGGTGACGGCCTCGCTGATGCCCGGACGCCCGAGCGCGCGCACGTCCTCTCGTACGACGACCTTCTGCGGCTGCCGTCTCGTACGGTCACGAGCCTGCTGGAGTGCACGGGCAACGGGCGCAGCTTCTTCGCGAGCCAG
This genomic window contains:
- the hisH gene encoding imidazole glycerol phosphate synthase subunit HisH, producing MAPNVVVLDYGSGNLRSAVRAFERAGAEVTLTSDFDTALEADGLVVPGVGAYAACMQGLRAVRGERLIGRRLAGGRPVIGICVGMQILFGTGIEHGVTTEGCDEWPGTVERIEADIVPHMGWNTVEVPAGSVLFDGVEDERFYFVHSYGVRRWELDEPNPAMPARVTWTSYGGDRFVAAVENGPLSATQFHPEKSGDAGAALLRNWVTSLS
- the hisB gene encoding imidazoleglycerol-phosphate dehydratase HisB encodes the protein MTTTIETAGPRRARVERKTSESHVVVEVDLDGTGAHDIATGVGFYDHMLTALSRHSLIDLTVRSEGDLHIDAHHTVEDTAICIGEAIKAALGDKAGIRRYGDALVPLDEALAQAVVDVSGRPYFVHTGEPESQVTVVIGGQYSGSLTQHVLESLAHHAGLTMHVRLVAGRDPHHIAEAQYKAVARALRQAVERDPRETGVPSTKGAL
- the hisD gene encoding histidinol dehydrogenase; this translates as MIRRTDLRDTPAGTTAAQYRAVLPRAPFDVEAAVAVVRPIVEDVRHRGVEAVLDATERFDHVRRETLAVDPADIRMALETLAPDVREALEESIVRLRTTCEAELEHDVVTAVAPGARVERRIVPVGRVGLYVPGGLAPLVSSVLMNVVPAQVAGVSSLALATPPQQEFGGAPHPTVLAACALLGVEEVYAVGGAQAIAMFAYGAAPCEPVDLVTGPGNIYVVAAKRLVQSVTGIDSEAGPTEIAILADDTAVPSFVAADLISQAEHDPLAAAVLVTPSVALADAVDAELARQVSAAKHAERIETALTSPQSATVLVRDVAQGLDVVNAYAAEHLEIQTADAAAVASRVENAGAVFVGSWSPVSLGDYAAGSNHVLPTAGCACHSSGLSVRSFCKSMQVVSYDEGALRDIGPKVVVLAQAEDLPSHGEAVTVRLDAPEGSAS
- a CDS encoding histidinol-phosphate transaminase, producing MTLPEWVPIRDDLRPYEPYGAPQLDVPVQLNVNENPYGPSKATADDIAESLRVAATELNRYPDREAWALREALAGYLGHGLRAGSVWAANGSNEIMQQILQAFGGPGRTAASFTPTYSMYPEYARNTHTRWLAGRRADDFTFDVDAALALIAEEQPDVVLLASPNNPTGESLTLGAVRAVCDAAPGIVVLDEAYAEFRRPGTPTALSVLGDYPRLVVTRTMSKAFAFAGGRLGYLAADPAIVDALRIVRLPYHLSTVTQTVALAALRHADEMLARVADLRTTRDETAAWLRERGHDVVDSDANFVLFGTFADRHAVWQGLLDRGVLIRETGPDGWLRVSIGAPEEMAAFREALSGVVATDGVSTGSTDGRTDQEDA